The genomic segment AGATATTTATTAGGTGTAACTGATAGTTGGCCTCCATACCATAAAAATCCATATAATGTGCCTATAATATTAACTACTAACAGAATAAACAATGCCTTTCTATTTGTAAGTAATGAAGTAAAATTCAAATGATACACTTCCTTTCCAATAGGTTACTATCATTAATTAGCAGTAAAATGCGGCCTTTTAAAGGCCGCATTTTACCCTGTTTTATATCATTTATTCTGGCTGATTATTAGCATTTTCATCTGGAATAAAAGTAGGCTGAAATCCTTTATATTTAACCATTGTTACCATACCTGCAGAAGCATGATGTAAATCATGGCAATGGAATAGCCAATTCCCAGGGTTATCTGCTTTGAAAGCTATCTCATACTCATCTCCGGGTTCTAGATTTACAGTATCTTTAATAATTGATGCACCCTCAAGTTTTTTACCGTTTTTACTTAAAATTTGAAAAGATGTACCATGTAAATGCATAGGATGGTCTTCACCTTTAGAGTTATTCACAATCTTTACTTTTACAAGGTCACCTTCTTTAACCATAATATTTTCTGTATTAGGGAAAGCTTTTCCATTGATTGTGTAAGCCATATTATTATCTAATACTTCTGTATTTAAGTTCATTGTATATTCAACATCATACTTCTGATTTAGAGTGAACTCACCGTCTTTTGAAGAACCATAATTTGTGTATGTGAACTCTGGAAGTTTTATATCCTGATTCGGTTTGTCTGTAGATAAGGAACTACCTTCATATTGTAATTTCACTTTCATTCCAGCTGTTCCTTCCATATTTCCATGACACTCCAGATACCATTCTCCTGGGTTATCTGCTACAAACTCAATATCATACCGTTCACCTGGTGATATTGAGATTAACTGATCTTCTATTACTTCTGGGTTTTCTATTTCTTGCCCATCAACCGCAACTACATTAAATTTCTGACCATGCAAATGCATTTTGTGTGTCATATACCCAATATTAGCTAAACGGAGTCTTACCGTCTCACCCTCCTTCATTTTTAAAGGCTCAATACTCTCACCACTTTTTCCATTGATGGTAAAAATGTCATACGCGCTCATATCGTCCATCGTCATGCTTCCGCCATCATTACTCGTATCCATATCCATACCTTCCATTTCATCACTTTCACCCATGTCCATACCTTCCATATCGCTCATATCCATACCTTCCTCTGGATTACTCATCCATTCGTCAAGCATTAACGTATAATCACGATCGTATGTTTTTTCTTTTGGTTCAACAATTAAGGCACCATATAGACCTTTATCAAGTTGATTAACACCGTCTTGATGAGTGTGATACATATAAGTACCAGAAATTCGGGGTGTAAACTCATAAGTAAATGTCTCACCTGGTTGTACAGCATTTTGAGTAACTCCAGGTATACCATCCATATTATTTGGAAGAACAATACCGTGCCAATGTATAGTTACAGGATCGGGAAGTTCATTTTTTAAGTTGATTTTTACTTTTTCCCCTTGCATTACACGAATTTGAGAACCTGGTACCGAACCATTAAAAGTCCAAGCATCTACACTAATATCTTTTGTTAATTGATGAGTTGCCTCTTTTGCAACAATCGTAAACTCATTCCCTTTTAAGATTTCTGTCTTAGTTGTTTCTTCTGAAGAAATCTTCTCAGCCTGTTTTTCAACATCTGCTCGATTTATACTCTCGTTTTGTTTATTGGAGCATGCTGAAAGGATTAATAATAGGAATCCAATTAATGCTAGTATTTTTAATTTCATACTCTCTCCTCACTTTCATGAATTATGATATTAAAAATAATTGAAGATTTTATGCATTTTATATGAACAAAAGTTCATAAATTTTAAACGTTATACGTTCTAGTCTAAAAATAACTAGAACGTATAGGTAGAAATATAAAACAGCAACAACAGTACAACAGTAGTTGCCCCTAAATAAAACAAACAACCTGCAGATAATTTGCAGGTTGTTTTTATCCATTTATCTAATTGGTCTCCATTTGCGAAGAAATAATGTATTTCCTACAACGGACACGGAACTAAAAGCCATAGCACCACCGGCGAGTATTGGATTTAATAATCCAATGGCTGCAACCGGTATGAGGATGATATTATATGCAAATGCCCAAAACAAATTCTGTCGTATTTTTCTCATCGTTGATTTGGACAGAAGAATTATATCGACTATTCCCATTAAATCCCCGCGCATTAGCGTAATGTCCGCTGCCTCCATTGCAACGTCTGTACCAGTTCCAATTGCAATGCCTACATCAGCAGCAGCAAGTGCCGGAGCATCATTAATTCCATCTCCAACCATCGCAACAACTTTTCCTTCTTTCTTTAGTTTTTCTACCTCGGCAGATTTATCTTCTGGCAGAACTTCTGCGAGCACTCGGTCTACACCAACCTGGTTGGCAATTGCTTCTGCTGTAAGTCGATTGTCCCCCGTAATCATTATGACCTCAATTCCTAATTTCTTTAAAGCCTTAATGGCATCCGAGGATGTTTCTTTAACAGTATCTGCTACGGCAATTATGGCTGCTAGACTGTCATCAATAGCCATAAGCATAGCAGTTTTTCCTTCACCTTCAAATTTTTCCATAGTATCAATAGAAGCATTAATATTTACATTATTCTGGGCCATAAGCTTTTTATTACCGATTAATATCTTTTGTTTATTGATACTAACTTCAATCCCATGCCCTGGAATAGCATTAAAATTATTAGCTTTTAATAAGTCTATTCCTTTTTCTGTTGCACTGTTTACAATTGCCTCTCCAAGTGGATGTTCCGATCCTTTTTCAGCAGTTGCAGCAATTTGTAATATTTCATCTTTAGAAAGGTTACCGTAAGGAACAATATCTGTTACATCAGGTTCACCCTTAGTAATAGTACCGGTTTTATCTAATACTACAGTTGTTACTCGCTGTGAGTTTTGAAGGTGTTCAGCACCTTTTATAAGTAGTCCATTTTCAGCACCTTTACCAGTACCTACCATAACAGCAGTTGGCGTTGCTAATCCCAATGCACACGGACATGCAATAACAAGTACAGCAATTGTACTAACTAAAGCCGGGGTAAATCCAACAAGTGCGAATGTAATACCAAAAGTAGCTAGAGCTATCACAATGACAATAGGAACAAATACTGCTGAAATTTTATCTGCAACTTGCTGAATTGGAGCTTTGGATCCTTGAGCTTCTTCTACTAGCTTAACAATTTGAGAAAGGGCAGTATCTTTCCCAACTTTCGTTGCCTGGAATTTAAATGAACCATGTTTATTCATAGTAGCACCAATAACATTATCCCCAGCTTTTTTACCTACAGGCATACTTTCCCCTGTTAACATGGATTCATCAACTGTTGTATTTCCTTCTATAATTATTCCGTCAACTGGTATTTTTTCGCCTACCCGAACAATAATAAGTTCTCCTGTTTGAACATCTTCTAGTGGTATATCTATTTCTACACCATTTCGAATAACTCTAGCCGTTTTTGCCTGTAAACCCATTAATTTTTTTATGGCTTCTGAGGTTTGACCTTTAGCCCTTATTTCAAGTAGCTTTCCTAATACAATTAGAGTCATAACTATAGCTGCTGCTTCAAAATAAAGATATTGCCCAGTTCCCATTATAGTAACAACTAAACTGTATAAATAGGCTGCAGACGTTCCTAGTACTACTAGGACAGCCATATTAGCACTACCTCCCCGAACTGAGTTATAAGCATCGCGGTAATAATGACCCCCAACATAAAATTGAACTACAGTGGCTAGTAAAAATTGAATCCAAGGATTTAAGTGAAAGAACCCTCCATTTCCGTACTCCATCATAAAATCTGATATCATCATGACTAAAAAAGGTATGGATAAAATGGCACCAACAATAAATTTTATTTTTTGCTTTCTATAAGCTTTTTCTCGAGTACTCTGTTCATAATCTCCTTCATTTTCACTAACTAATTTTGCATCGTAGCCAGCTTTCCTTACCATATTAACTAATTGATCTACATTGGTACTTCCAGGGATATAT from the Niallia sp. FSL W8-0635 genome contains:
- a CDS encoding multicopper oxidase family protein, which produces MKLKILALIGFLLLILSACSNKQNESINRADVEKQAEKISSEETTKTEILKGNEFTIVAKEATHQLTKDISVDAWTFNGSVPGSQIRVMQGEKVKINLKNELPDPVTIHWHGIVLPNNMDGIPGVTQNAVQPGETFTYEFTPRISGTYMYHTHQDGVNQLDKGLYGALIVEPKEKTYDRDYTLMLDEWMSNPEEGMDMSDMEGMDMGESDEMEGMDMDTSNDGGSMTMDDMSAYDIFTINGKSGESIEPLKMKEGETVRLRLANIGYMTHKMHLHGQKFNVVAVDGQEIENPEVIEDQLISISPGERYDIEFVADNPGEWYLECHGNMEGTAGMKVKLQYEGSSLSTDKPNQDIKLPEFTYTNYGSSKDGEFTLNQKYDVEYTMNLNTEVLDNNMAYTINGKAFPNTENIMVKEGDLVKVKIVNNSKGEDHPMHLHGTSFQILSKNGKKLEGASIIKDTVNLEPGDEYEIAFKADNPGNWLFHCHDLHHASAGMVTMVKYKGFQPTFIPDENANNQPE
- a CDS encoding heavy metal translocating P-type ATPase, encoding METDNRSLAQPKPNTNDNESVSLNITGMTCAACATRIEKNISKVQGVQKANVNLATEKAAVTYNPSQVSIEEIIEKVNKTGYGVEQEKVNLNIIGMTCAACATRIEKVLNKVDGVKNANVNLATEKASVEYIPGSTNVDQLVNMVRKAGYDAKLVSENEGDYEQSTREKAYRKQKIKFIVGAILSIPFLVMMISDFMMEYGNGGFFHLNPWIQFLLATVVQFYVGGHYYRDAYNSVRGGSANMAVLVVLGTSAAYLYSLVVTIMGTGQYLYFEAAAIVMTLIVLGKLLEIRAKGQTSEAIKKLMGLQAKTARVIRNGVEIDIPLEDVQTGELIIVRVGEKIPVDGIIIEGNTTVDESMLTGESMPVGKKAGDNVIGATMNKHGSFKFQATKVGKDTALSQIVKLVEEAQGSKAPIQQVADKISAVFVPIVIVIALATFGITFALVGFTPALVSTIAVLVIACPCALGLATPTAVMVGTGKGAENGLLIKGAEHLQNSQRVTTVVLDKTGTITKGEPDVTDIVPYGNLSKDEILQIAATAEKGSEHPLGEAIVNSATEKGIDLLKANNFNAIPGHGIEVSINKQKILIGNKKLMAQNNVNINASIDTMEKFEGEGKTAMLMAIDDSLAAIIAVADTVKETSSDAIKALKKLGIEVIMITGDNRLTAEAIANQVGVDRVLAEVLPEDKSAEVEKLKKEGKVVAMVGDGINDAPALAAADVGIAIGTGTDVAMEAADITLMRGDLMGIVDIILLSKSTMRKIRQNLFWAFAYNIILIPVAAIGLLNPILAGGAMAFSSVSVVGNTLFLRKWRPIR